One genomic window of Clostridioides sp. ES-S-0054-01 includes the following:
- a CDS encoding PRD domain-containing protein, with amino-acid sequence MKILKVYNNNIVRCINNKGEEYILTGPGVGFKKHSGDYVDDTKVEQRFFAETKTKAKIERLLERIEPQYFELSEYILQEAKKRLNISLNLSLIIPFTDHLVAAIDRAKSGISLPNLSLMEIKTIWKKEFEFSLWIISYIEEKMHINMSIDEAGYIAVYFVNDTGEPRANKSMEIVQIVTDIVNIIEKCFRIRLDKTSSSYIRLVTHLRFFIGRIIGSEVSRDDDNEVLYQYLLERNPNLKTCINYISQYIKNELNYDVTKSELVYLMIHLTQILGK; translated from the coding sequence ATGAAAATTCTTAAAGTGTATAACAATAATATAGTTCGCTGTATTAACAATAAAGGAGAAGAATATATCCTTACTGGTCCTGGCGTTGGATTTAAAAAACATTCAGGCGATTATGTTGATGATACTAAAGTAGAACAAAGATTCTTCGCAGAAACGAAAACAAAGGCAAAGATAGAACGATTGTTAGAACGTATAGAACCACAATACTTTGAATTAAGCGAGTATATATTACAAGAGGCTAAAAAGAGATTAAATATCAGCTTAAATTTAAGTTTGATTATTCCGTTTACAGATCATTTAGTCGCAGCTATTGATCGGGCAAAAAGTGGAATTTCATTACCTAATTTATCACTTATGGAAATAAAAACGATTTGGAAAAAAGAATTTGAATTTAGTTTATGGATAATATCTTATATCGAAGAGAAAATGCATATCAATATGTCAATTGATGAAGCTGGATATATCGCTGTCTATTTTGTGAATGATACCGGAGAGCCTAGAGCAAATAAATCAATGGAAATCGTTCAAATAGTAACTGATATCGTAAATATTATTGAAAAATGTTTCCGAATCCGTCTAGATAAAACATCTTCAAGTTATATCAGACTGGTTACTCATCTTCGATTCTTTATTGGACGTATTATAGGATCAGAAGTTAGTAGAGATGACGATAACGAAGTGTTATACCAATACCTTTTAGAAAGAAACCCAAATTTAAAAACATGCATCAATTATATCAGTCAGTATATAAAAAATGAACTTAATTATGATGTAACAAAATCAGAACTTGTATATCTGATGATACATTTAACACAAATATTAGGAAAATAG
- a CDS encoding PTS glucose transporter subunit IIA, with product MFGFLKKNKSFIYAPVSGSILDLTEVKDEVFSSGMMGNGIAIIPSEKVFKAPADGVVTLIHESKHAFGMKLDNGVEILVHIGLNTVNFKGEGFKTLVNIGDHVKKRTPIVEVDLDFFKEMNVTLETPMILLNEAEQPCDILLKSGNCQSGETELIKVN from the coding sequence ATGTTCGGCTTTTTGAAAAAAAACAAGAGTTTCATTTATGCACCTGTATCAGGATCTATATTGGACTTAACCGAAGTAAAAGATGAAGTTTTCTCAAGTGGTATGATGGGAAATGGAATAGCAATCATACCATCAGAAAAGGTATTTAAAGCTCCAGCAGATGGGGTTGTCACACTAATTCACGAAAGTAAACATGCGTTTGGGATGAAACTGGACAATGGTGTTGAGATTCTTGTTCACATTGGATTAAATACAGTGAATTTTAAAGGAGAAGGCTTTAAAACGCTGGTAAATATCGGAGATCATGTCAAGAAAAGAACTCCTATCGTTGAAGTAGATTTAGATTTCTTTAAAGAAATGAACGTGACATTAGAAACGCCAATGATTTTATTAAATGAAGCAGAACAGCCTTGTGACATCCTCTTGAAATCAGGTAATTGTCAATCTGGTGAAACTGAATTAATTAAGGTAAATTGA
- a CDS encoding GHKL domain-containing protein, whose protein sequence is MIKSSLFWNIFIMISFMIEWFFCKKMLDYTSEQKVSNRKINFYMVGIIIFANIIYFFDVSPNIRVIISGIITVVFYKTSYDVRFAKSILISLIYWMLLIATDALSISFTVWLNSIDDMSKMATGDIYRIESIVSGKILLILALFLYKTLKIKLNIEINKKTLSYIAIPIVANISSFFIIFKYMFNPEPGNVMHNCQFVAISIILLTSSIILILIAKKLQQYNTLVVENNMIKNILKCENEYYEDMESKYLKTRLLSHDMKNHILCISAMVKKGIDVTSYLNNLQVEIQSNDLLFSTGNFILDTILSEKKEICDKNKIELKVGINFGCCEAIELIDVCHIFSNILDNAIEACNKIDDGNRVICVKGDVIQNFYLIRVENTKVNQIITKNGDILTDKKGSVHGFGIKSIKNSVNKYGGNVVIEYDDKKFVVKIAIPLRNVKKAVNHVI, encoded by the coding sequence ATGATAAAGTCAAGCTTATTTTGGAATATTTTCATTATGATATCCTTTATGATAGAATGGTTTTTTTGTAAGAAAATGCTAGATTATACAAGTGAGCAAAAGGTTTCTAATAGAAAAATAAATTTTTATATGGTAGGTATTATTATTTTTGCTAATATAATTTATTTTTTTGATGTATCTCCAAATATAAGAGTAATTATATCTGGGATAATTACTGTTGTATTTTACAAAACCTCCTATGATGTGAGGTTTGCGAAGTCTATATTGATATCTTTAATCTATTGGATGTTATTAATTGCTACAGATGCTTTAAGTATATCTTTCACAGTCTGGCTTAATTCTATAGATGACATGAGTAAGATGGCGACAGGAGATATATACAGAATTGAGTCTATTGTATCGGGAAAGATACTTTTGATTTTGGCTTTATTTTTATATAAAACATTAAAGATAAAATTAAACATAGAAATAAATAAAAAGACATTATCGTATATAGCTATTCCAATAGTTGCTAATATATCATCTTTTTTTATCATTTTCAAATACATGTTTAATCCAGAGCCTGGTAACGTAATGCATAATTGTCAATTCGTTGCAATTTCTATTATACTGCTTACATCAAGTATCATTTTAATTTTAATTGCTAAGAAATTACAGCAATATAATACTTTAGTGGTGGAAAACAATATGATTAAAAATATTTTGAAATGTGAAAATGAGTATTATGAAGATATGGAAAGTAAATATTTAAAGACTAGATTATTAAGTCATGATATGAAAAATCACATATTGTGCATAAGTGCTATGGTTAAAAAAGGTATTGATGTTACCTCATATTTAAATAACTTACAAGTAGAAATTCAGAGTAATGACTTATTATTTAGTACTGGTAATTTCATACTAGATACTATATTAAGTGAAAAGAAAGAAATCTGTGATAAGAATAAAATAGAACTAAAAGTAGGAATAAACTTTGGTTGTTGTGAAGCTATTGAATTAATAGATGTATGTCATATATTTTCAAATATTTTAGATAATGCAATTGAAGCTTGCAATAAAATAGATGATGGGAATAGAGTGATTTGTGTTAAAGGTGATGTTATTCAAAACTTTTATTTAATAAGAGTGGAAAATACTAAGGTAAATCAGATTATTACCAAAAACGGAGATATTCTAACAGATAAAAAAGGTTCTGTTCATGGATTTGGAATCAAAAGTATAAAAAACTCTGTAAATAAGTATGGTGGCAATGTCGTAATTGAATATGATGATAAAAAATTTGTAGTTAAAATTGCTATACCACTTAGAAATGTGAAGAAAGCAGTCAATCATGTAATCTAA
- a CDS encoding hydrolase, with product MSYMPTLEQAWEILRKYNKEEFHIKHAQIVSGVMRYYAKEYDPERVEFWEIVGLLHDLDFEMYPDEHCVKQRELMTELDLDKSIIDSTISHGYGLTGSDVKPEQFMEKVLFAVDELTGLIGAAAIMRPSKSVSDLELKSVKKKFKDKSFAAGCSRDVIRSGAEMLGWELDKLIQTTIEAMRSLIPEMAI from the coding sequence ATGAGTTACATGCCAACTTTAGAACAAGCATGGGAAATATTAAGAAAATACAATAAGGAAGAATTTCATATAAAACATGCTCAAATTGTATCTGGAGTTATGAGATACTATGCAAAGGAGTACGACCCTGAAAGAGTAGAATTTTGGGAAATCGTTGGACTTTTACATGATTTAGATTTTGAAATGTATCCTGATGAACATTGTGTTAAACAAAGAGAATTAATGACAGAACTTGATTTAGATAAATCAATAATTGATTCTACAATAAGTCATGGATATGGATTAACTGGTTCAGATGTTAAGCCAGAGCAATTTATGGAGAAAGTATTGTTTGCTGTAGATGAACTTACTGGTTTAATTGGTGCAGCTGCAATAATGCGTCCTTCAAAGAGTGTTTCTGATTTAGAATTAAAATCTGTTAAAAAGAAATTTAAAGATAAATCATTTGCTGCTGGCTGTTCTCGAGACGTTATAAGAAGTGGTGCAGAAATGCTTGGATGGGAACTTGATAAACTTATCCAAACAACTATAGAAGCTATGAGAAGCTTAATCCCAGAAATGGCGATATAG
- a CDS encoding NADP-dependent glyceraldehyde-3-phosphate dehydrogenase produces MFNELRTKENVYKNLINGKWVESNSRKPIEIYSPIDNSLVGKVQSMTKYEVDEAIKNTKESIRVWSEMPVYKRANIFHKAADLLLENMDEIANILVLEIAKDIKSAKAEVERTADFLRYTADVGKNMEGEAISGDNFPGGTRNKMSYVSRVPLGTVLAISPFNYPVNLSMSKIAPALIGGNAVVLKPATQGAISALHVVEIMRKAGIPDGVLNTITGRGSEIGDYVVTHKGINFINFTGSTEVGQHISKISRMVPLLLELGGKDAAIVLEDADLDFAAKNIVSGAYSYSGQRCTAVKRILVQESVADKLVEKIKPLVEKLTIGNPMEEVVITPLIDNKATDFVQGLVDDALHKGAKLITGNVRKNNLFYPTLLDNVNVDMKIAWEEPFGPVLPIIRVKDTNQAIEIANQSEYGLQSSVFTSDIDRAFYIADKLEVGTVQINNKTERGPDHFPFLGVKASGMGTQGVKYSIEAMTRPKAVVINVKEL; encoded by the coding sequence ATGTTTAATGAACTTAGAACAAAAGAAAATGTATATAAAAATTTAATAAATGGAAAATGGGTAGAATCTAATTCAAGAAAACCAATAGAAATTTACTCACCAATAGATAATTCTCTTGTTGGGAAAGTACAATCTATGACAAAATATGAAGTAGATGAGGCTATAAAAAATACAAAAGAGAGTATAAGGGTATGGTCTGAAATGCCTGTATATAAGAGAGCTAATATATTTCATAAGGCTGCTGATTTGCTGTTAGAAAATATGGATGAAATAGCTAATATACTAGTACTTGAAATAGCCAAAGACATAAAATCTGCAAAGGCAGAAGTTGAAAGAACGGCAGATTTTTTAAGATACACAGCTGATGTAGGAAAAAATATGGAAGGTGAAGCTATTAGTGGCGATAATTTCCCTGGAGGAACAAGAAATAAGATGTCTTATGTTTCAAGGGTTCCATTAGGTACTGTTTTAGCTATATCTCCTTTTAATTATCCTGTAAATTTATCAATGTCAAAGATTGCACCAGCACTTATTGGTGGAAATGCAGTCGTATTAAAACCCGCCACACAAGGGGCTATTAGTGCACTTCATGTAGTAGAAATTATGAGAAAAGCTGGGATACCAGATGGAGTACTTAATACTATTACAGGTAGGGGTAGTGAGATAGGGGATTATGTTGTAACACATAAAGGAATTAATTTTATCAACTTTACTGGTAGTACTGAAGTTGGTCAGCATATATCTAAAATATCTAGAATGGTACCATTATTATTGGAGCTTGGTGGAAAAGATGCGGCTATAGTATTAGAAGATGCAGACTTAGATTTTGCAGCTAAAAATATAGTGTCTGGAGCTTATTCGTATTCTGGGCAAAGATGTACAGCAGTAAAGAGAATTCTAGTACAAGAGAGTGTAGCTGATAAATTAGTAGAAAAAATAAAGCCATTAGTAGAGAAGTTAACAATTGGAAATCCAATGGAGGAAGTAGTTATCACGCCTCTTATAGATAATAAAGCAACTGATTTTGTTCAAGGTCTAGTTGATGATGCACTACATAAGGGAGCAAAATTAATAACAGGTAATGTTAGAAAAAATAATTTATTCTATCCAACATTATTGGATAATGTAAATGTTGATATGAAGATTGCTTGGGAGGAACCATTTGGTCCAGTACTTCCAATTATAAGAGTTAAGGATACAAATCAGGCAATTGAAATTGCTAATCAGTCAGAGTATGGTCTTCAATCGTCAGTATTTACAAGTGATATTGATAGGGCGTTTTATATTGCTGATAAGCTTGAGGTTGGTACTGTTCAAATAAATAATAAGACTGAAAGAGGACCAGACCACTTCCCATTTTTAGGTGTAAAGGCATCTGGTATGGGAACTCAAGGTGTTAAGTATTCAATTGAGGCTATGACTAGACCTAAGGCAGTAGTGATAAATGTTAAAGAGCTATAA
- a CDS encoding helix-turn-helix domain-containing protein: protein MNKSQLINFLTSLSEKEAYYKKNPNHVSSFYDKLEKRNIKTFGEVYSFSFDAEKEKQDNNKDITNLSQSVQFQISRQTRFSNVPLHVHDFVEMNIMYSGEATALILEKEIKFKKGNVCILDTNVPHTIKPLGEQDILINLIIQKKYFDTTMLSRLSNNGIISNFLLDAISNTQKHDKYIIFDCQNSNLLLNLVENLLCEYYNPSFCIKDTIDSYMILIFIELLKSHQENETSSYKSSNKIYIGEILQFIEKNYSNCTLESVSKEFLFHPNYLSRYIKQGTGLTFKEIIQKQRLNKACSLLKNSDLTINEICECIGYKNETFFYKKFKEHFNSTPKEYRDSNLSN, encoded by the coding sequence ATGAATAAAAGTCAATTAATTAATTTTCTAACATCTTTATCTGAAAAAGAAGCTTACTATAAAAAAAATCCAAACCATGTTTCTTCTTTTTACGATAAATTAGAAAAAAGAAATATAAAAACATTTGGAGAAGTTTATTCATTTTCCTTTGATGCAGAAAAGGAAAAACAAGATAACAATAAAGATATAACTAATCTTTCTCAAAGTGTTCAATTTCAAATTAGTCGTCAAACACGATTTTCAAATGTACCTTTGCATGTTCACGATTTTGTAGAAATGAATATTATGTACTCAGGAGAAGCTACAGCATTAATTTTAGAAAAAGAAATTAAATTTAAAAAAGGAAACGTATGTATTTTAGATACAAATGTTCCTCACACTATAAAACCTTTAGGTGAACAAGATATACTAATAAACTTAATAATACAAAAAAAATATTTTGATACAACTATGCTTAGTCGTTTATCAAATAACGGTATTATCTCTAATTTTTTATTAGATGCAATCTCTAATACACAAAAACATGATAAGTACATCATTTTCGATTGTCAAAATAGTAATCTACTTTTAAATTTAGTGGAAAACTTACTTTGTGAATACTATAATCCTTCATTTTGTATAAAAGATACTATAGATTCTTATATGATTTTAATTTTTATAGAATTACTTAAAAGCCACCAAGAAAATGAAACTTCTTCATATAAATCTTCTAATAAAATATATATCGGTGAAATTCTTCAATTCATAGAAAAAAATTATAGTAATTGTACTTTAGAATCTGTATCAAAGGAATTTTTATTCCATCCTAATTACCTTAGTAGATACATTAAACAAGGTACTGGGCTTACGTTTAAAGAAATAATTCAAAAGCAGAGATTAAATAAAGCTTGTTCTTTATTAAAAAATAGCGATTTGACCATAAATGAAATTTGTGAGTGTATAGGATACAAAAATGAGACCTTTTTCTATAAAAAATTTAAGGAACATTTTAATTCTACTCCTAAGGAATATCGTGATTCTAATTTAAGTAATTAA
- a CDS encoding PTS transporter subunit EIIC, producing the protein MDYSILAENIISLVGGKENINTVNHCMTRLRIVLEDLDKVKTEEIKSQKDVLGVAISGGQYQIIIGPEVKKVYAEITSKLSIPNQEKIQIKKEKEKTSIFNQFFKAISGIIHPVLGVMTAAGITKGILAGLTSFGIIGTDSGTYQILFAFADGFYYFLPIILGFSAAKKLGSNPYIGVTIGAALVYPAIVTAYNDGFALSFLNIPVVLTSYGNSVFPVLIATYVASIIELKIKDKIYTAITAFITPLITLIVVVPLTFLVIGPIATMLSDILASSTQNIYAFSPIVTGVILGAFWQVIVIFGLHYAFIPILMNNVATLGKDPINAILNVTVFALAGAAIGFGLRTKNKDERALGLSTGVIGLLGVTEPIIYGIALPNKNVFVLAFIGGGLAGAITASMNAHMFSFGGNALFAAPMFINPQGIDSNFTAYIIASIVAFFVPLALSYLFGVKKLVKELA; encoded by the coding sequence ATGGATTATTCTATTTTAGCAGAAAACATTATAAGTCTTGTAGGTGGTAAAGAAAATATTAATACAGTTAACCATTGTATGACGAGGTTAAGAATTGTACTTGAAGATTTGGACAAGGTCAAAACTGAAGAAATAAAGTCACAAAAAGACGTGCTTGGAGTGGCTATATCTGGAGGACAATACCAAATAATAATAGGTCCAGAAGTTAAAAAAGTTTATGCAGAAATAACAAGTAAACTTAGTATACCAAATCAAGAAAAAATTCAGATAAAGAAAGAAAAAGAAAAAACAAGTATTTTTAATCAGTTTTTTAAGGCAATATCGGGAATTATACATCCAGTCCTTGGAGTTATGACTGCCGCGGGTATAACAAAAGGAATTCTGGCAGGATTAACATCTTTTGGTATTATAGGTACAGATAGCGGAACATATCAAATATTATTTGCCTTTGCAGATGGTTTTTATTATTTCTTACCAATTATATTAGGATTTTCGGCTGCAAAAAAACTTGGCTCTAATCCGTATATAGGAGTAACAATAGGAGCAGCTTTAGTGTATCCAGCAATAGTAACAGCTTATAATGATGGATTTGCATTATCATTTTTAAATATACCAGTCGTATTAACTAGTTATGGTAACTCGGTTTTTCCAGTGTTAATAGCAACATATGTAGCATCTATAATTGAGCTTAAGATAAAAGATAAAATATATACTGCTATAACAGCATTTATCACACCACTTATTACATTAATTGTTGTAGTTCCTCTTACTTTCTTAGTTATAGGACCTATAGCTACTATGCTTAGTGATATATTAGCTTCATCAACTCAAAACATATATGCATTTAGCCCTATAGTAACAGGTGTAATTTTAGGAGCATTCTGGCAAGTAATAGTAATTTTTGGACTACATTATGCATTTATTCCAATTTTAATGAACAATGTAGCTACATTAGGAAAAGATCCAATAAATGCAATATTAAATGTAACTGTATTTGCTTTAGCTGGTGCGGCAATAGGATTTGGTTTAAGAACTAAAAATAAAGATGAAAGAGCACTAGGACTTTCTACAGGTGTAATAGGTTTATTAGGTGTTACAGAGCCTATAATATATGGAATTGCACTTCCAAATAAAAATGTATTTGTGTTAGCATTTATTGGAGGAGGTCTAGCTGGAGCAATCACTGCATCAATGAATGCTCATATGTTTAGCTTTGGAGGAAATGCACTTTTTGCAGCACCTATGTTTATAAATCCACAGGGTATAGATAGTAACTTTACAGCTTATATAATAGCATCTATAGTTGCATTTTTCGTACCTTTAGCATTAAGTTACCTATTTGGAGTTAAAAAATTAGTTAAGGAATTAGCATAA
- a CDS encoding glycoside hydrolase yields the protein MNKIEILLNNQEKNYIFPFLWMHGEDEKTIRSYIDKIYESGIKEVCVEPRPHPDFAGPRWWEDLRVVIESAKEKNMRVWLFDDCHFPTGYANGAIKNKYPELREKYLKINQLDYHGPQEDAGIIVKWHAGGERNSIMNVGTDKNKLNIKKENEEIIIGVVAAKSTGYSSIDSSTLIDLTDKLEDGVVYWDIPEGQWRIFVLVQTYNGGEVSTENYLNPIDSKATQVLIDEVYETHYEQFGEYFGNTIAGFFSDEPRFGNVKGSNASIGRFEMVLPWRADLMELLSKEIDSDICKLLPLLISDGQGSQRIRYGYMNIISDLYSKNFTDKLANWCVKHNLEYVGHVIEDNNAHARLGYGTGHFFRAISGQTMSGIDVVLHQLLPGMDKEYFRTFTSIGWDGEFFHYTLAKLGSSLGHLDSKKKGRTLCELYGAYGWSEGLNLMKWLTDHMLVRGVNHFIPHAFSMAPFPDSDCPPHFYAHGNNPQYRYLSHLMNYSNRVSELISDGIHIASALILYHAEAEWSGNYMLMQKPAKALTQNQIDFDIISGDLLKDAKLNDNKIIVNKEEFKTLIIPYSEGLPKEILESIKRLVDNNISVIFIDELPSYISNALDTGVEKYLSINNKNLSVVQLDNLVSYLKEKQIYDILPERSEEYLRYYHYKQKEMDVYLFFNESPDSTIINKIATNSNGVIYQYDAMENKLIKIKNRQKDIVVDLILAPQEATIYIISDKEFKADTKERYSLLKEEIIKTKWNVSLTDSNGYPNFSDKFVMEKLTNISSPKLYPDFSGTIKYETVFSIEDEKQEIEIDLGNVYEVAEVFLNGVSLGVKMSKPYIFKLSDKVKNGENNLTIEVTNTLGTSQKDFLSQYRSLQPSGIIGDVKIKYYK from the coding sequence ATGAATAAAATAGAGATATTGTTAAACAATCAAGAGAAAAACTACATCTTTCCTTTTCTTTGGATGCATGGAGAAGATGAGAAAACAATAAGAAGTTATATAGATAAAATATATGAAAGTGGTATTAAAGAAGTTTGTGTAGAGCCAAGACCTCACCCAGATTTTGCCGGACCAAGGTGGTGGGAAGATTTAAGGGTTGTAATTGAGTCAGCCAAAGAAAAAAATATGAGAGTTTGGTTATTTGACGATTGCCATTTTCCCACTGGATATGCTAACGGTGCTATTAAGAATAAGTATCCAGAACTTAGAGAGAAGTATTTAAAAATAAATCAATTAGATTATCATGGTCCTCAAGAAGATGCAGGAATAATTGTTAAATGGCATGCAGGTGGAGAGCGTAACTCTATAATGAATGTTGGTACAGATAAGAATAAACTTAACATAAAAAAGGAAAATGAAGAAATTATAATAGGTGTCGTTGCTGCGAAATCTACAGGGTACAGCAGTATAGATTCATCTACATTAATTGATTTAACAGATAAGCTAGAAGATGGTGTAGTATATTGGGACATACCAGAGGGACAATGGCGTATATTCGTATTAGTACAAACTTATAATGGTGGAGAAGTTTCCACAGAGAATTACCTAAATCCAATAGATTCAAAAGCTACACAGGTGCTTATAGATGAGGTTTATGAAACTCATTATGAACAGTTTGGTGAGTATTTTGGAAATACAATAGCTGGATTCTTTTCAGATGAACCTAGGTTTGGAAATGTAAAGGGTTCAAATGCATCTATAGGTAGATTTGAAATGGTTTTACCTTGGAGAGCGGACTTAATGGAACTTTTATCTAAAGAAATTGATTCGGATATATGTAAATTACTACCATTGTTGATTTCAGATGGACAAGGCAGTCAAAGAATACGATATGGATATATGAATATAATTTCTGATTTATACTCGAAAAACTTTACAGATAAATTAGCTAACTGGTGTGTAAAACATAATTTAGAATATGTAGGTCATGTAATTGAAGATAATAATGCTCATGCTAGATTGGGCTATGGAACAGGACACTTCTTTAGAGCAATAAGTGGGCAAACTATGTCAGGAATAGATGTTGTACTTCACCAGCTTCTTCCAGGAATGGATAAAGAATACTTCCGTACTTTTACATCTATTGGATGGGATGGAGAATTTTTCCACTATACACTAGCTAAATTAGGGAGTTCACTTGGACACTTGGATTCAAAGAAAAAGGGAAGAACATTATGTGAATTATATGGTGCTTATGGATGGTCTGAAGGATTAAATTTAATGAAATGGTTGACTGACCATATGTTAGTCCGTGGAGTTAATCACTTTATTCCTCATGCATTTTCAATGGCTCCATTCCCAGATTCTGACTGTCCACCACATTTTTATGCTCACGGGAACAATCCACAGTATAGGTATCTTTCACACTTAATGAATTACTCTAACCGTGTAAGTGAACTTATAAGTGACGGGATTCATATAGCATCAGCTTTAATACTTTATCATGCAGAAGCAGAGTGGTCAGGCAACTATATGTTAATGCAAAAGCCAGCAAAAGCTCTTACTCAAAATCAAATTGATTTTGATATAATTTCAGGAGATTTATTAAAAGATGCAAAACTTAATGATAATAAAATTATAGTCAATAAGGAAGAATTTAAAACGTTAATAATACCTTATTCGGAAGGGTTACCAAAAGAGATTTTAGAAAGCATAAAGAGGTTAGTCGATAATAATATATCTGTAATATTTATAGATGAACTACCTTCTTATATTAGTAATGCTCTAGATACAGGGGTAGAGAAATATCTAAGTATAAATAATAAAAACTTATCGGTAGTTCAATTAGATAATCTAGTATCTTATCTAAAAGAAAAACAAATATATGATATTTTACCTGAAAGGTCAGAAGAATACTTAAGATATTATCACTATAAGCAAAAAGAAATGGATGTATATCTTTTCTTTAATGAATCACCTGATAGTACTATTATTAATAAGATAGCTACTAATAGTAATGGAGTAATTTATCAGTATGATGCAATGGAAAATAAACTTATAAAGATTAAAAATAGACAAAAAGATATTGTAGTCGACTTAATATTAGCTCCTCAAGAAGCGACCATATATATAATTAGTGACAAGGAATTTAAAGCAGATACCAAGGAACGCTATTCATTATTAAAAGAAGAAATAATAAAAACAAAGTGGAATGTATCATTGACTGACAGCAATGGTTATCCCAATTTCAGCGATAAGTTTGTAATGGAAAAGTTAACAAATATATCTTCACCTAAATTATATCCGGATTTCTCTGGAACTATAAAATATGAAACTGTATTTAGTATAGAAGATGAAAAACAAGAAATAGAAATTGACTTAGGTAATGTTTATGAAGTAGCAGAAGTGTTTTTAAATGGAGTTTCTCTAGGTGTTAAAATGAGTAAACCATATATATTTAAATTATCTGATAAGGTAAAAAATGGAGAGAATAACCTTACTATAGAAGTAACTAATACACTAGGTACTTCGCAAAAGGATTTTTTGTCACAATACAGAAGTTTACAACCAAGTGGAATAATTGGGGATGTAAAAATAAAGTACTATAAGTAA